From one Argonema galeatum A003/A1 genomic stretch:
- a CDS encoding tetratricopeptide repeat protein: MNQMLMGGEDEILKIDLEGYWNWYWQGKNLVDRELYEEAIACFDKALYFRPDDYWAWYKRSKALHDAGRYEEAIASFDKTLSIRPDDCWAWYKRGCLALEDLDEFEEAIASFDKVLAVKPTDYWGWFWRGEALRHLKRYSEALASYDKALVVRSHDYSAWSRRGDALRHLKRYDDALASYDRALQEPESDYWAWYKRGDVLRYLKRYDDAIASYDKVLASQPDDEYAWYNKACCYALLGYQDLAIESLQNAIRLHPGEFKTLAKTDSDFAQLRGNKRFQALLQGSIH; the protein is encoded by the coding sequence ATGAATCAGATGCTCATGGGTGGCGAAGACGAAATTTTAAAGATCGATCTAGAGGGCTACTGGAACTGGTACTGGCAGGGCAAGAACCTAGTTGACCGGGAGCTTTATGAAGAAGCGATCGCTTGTTTTGATAAAGCGCTCTACTTCCGACCGGATGACTACTGGGCCTGGTATAAACGCAGCAAAGCACTGCACGATGCGGGCCGCTACGAGGAGGCGATCGCCAGTTTTGATAAAACTCTGTCCATCCGACCGGATGACTGCTGGGCCTGGTATAAACGGGGATGCCTAGCCCTGGAAGATTTGGATGAATTTGAAGAAGCTATTGCCAGCTTCGATAAAGTCCTAGCAGTCAAACCGACGGACTACTGGGGTTGGTTTTGGCGCGGTGAAGCCCTGCGTCACCTGAAACGCTACTCGGAAGCTCTAGCTAGCTACGACAAAGCTTTAGTGGTTCGATCGCACGATTACTCGGCTTGGTCGCGGCGCGGGGATGCCCTGCGTCACCTAAAACGCTACGATGATGCCCTTGCTAGCTACGATCGAGCCCTCCAGGAACCAGAGTCAGACTACTGGGCTTGGTATAAGCGCGGCGATGTGCTGCGTTACCTCAAACGCTACGATGATGCGATCGCCAGCTACGATAAAGTTTTGGCCTCTCAACCTGACGACGAGTACGCCTGGTACAACAAAGCTTGCTGCTATGCCTTACTTGGCTATCAAGATTTGGCAATAGAAAGTCTGCAAAACGCAATCCGTCTGCATCCCGGCGAATTTAAGACCCTAGCAAAAACTGATTCGGATTTTGCTCAACTCCGAGGTAACAAACGCTTTCAGGCTTTATTGCAGGGTTCGATTCATTGA
- a CDS encoding tetratricopeptide repeat protein: MTHTPSLEAEFFFHHGLRLTEGKNYQEAIANFDSALKFDPDYHNALCQRGLALGNLSRHEEALIGFDKALAIRQDTAWVWHNRGIALGKLGRYEEALNSFDRAIEFNPDSSNSWHNRGITLSDWGKYEKAVISFERTLQLQPDAYWAWYNRGIALGKIGRYEEALNSFDRSIEFKPEAFNAWYNRGITLRDWGCYEKAVASFNKVLEIKPDYNQAWYNRGVVLWKLGRYSEAIASFDKTFEFQPNDYLAWHNRGVALRQVGRLEEAIASYDKALEFKPDEHRAWYNKACCYSQQGNVELAIESLSQAINLNPDVYREMAQKDLDFEIIRSDERFRALIK; this comes from the coding sequence ATGACCCATACTCCTAGTCTTGAAGCTGAATTCTTTTTCCATCATGGATTGCGCCTAACCGAGGGAAAGAATTATCAAGAGGCGATCGCCAATTTTGACAGCGCCCTAAAGTTCGATCCAGATTATCATAATGCCTTGTGTCAGCGGGGTTTAGCGCTAGGAAACTTAAGCCGCCACGAGGAAGCGCTGATCGGTTTTGACAAAGCGCTGGCGATTCGACAGGATACTGCCTGGGTTTGGCATAACCGGGGCATTGCGCTGGGTAAATTAGGTCGATACGAAGAAGCGCTCAACAGCTTCGATCGCGCGATCGAATTCAACCCGGATTCTTCAAATAGTTGGCACAATCGAGGCATTACTCTGAGCGACTGGGGTAAATATGAAAAAGCAGTGATCAGCTTTGAGCGAACCCTACAGTTGCAACCAGATGCCTACTGGGCATGGTACAACCGTGGCATTGCGCTGGGAAAGATCGGTCGCTACGAAGAAGCGCTCAACAGTTTTGACCGATCGATCGAGTTCAAGCCAGAAGCTTTTAATGCTTGGTACAACCGAGGCATTACCCTACGAGACTGGGGCTGTTATGAAAAGGCAGTTGCCAGTTTTAATAAAGTACTGGAAATCAAACCGGATTACAATCAAGCCTGGTATAACAGAGGCGTTGTGCTGTGGAAGTTAGGTCGCTACTCTGAAGCGATCGCATCTTTCGACAAAACGTTTGAATTCCAACCCAACGACTACTTAGCTTGGCACAACCGAGGTGTAGCCCTGCGCCAGGTGGGTCGCCTAGAAGAAGCGATCGCCAGTTACGATAAAGCCCTAGAATTTAAACCCGACGAACACAGAGCATGGTATAACAAAGCTTGCTGTTATTCCCAGCAGGGCAATGTTGAGCTAGCAATTGAAAGCTTGTCACAAGCTATTAATTTAAATCCCGACGTATATCGAGAAATGGCTCAAAAAGACTTGGATTTTGAGATCATTCGATCGGATGAGCGGTTTCGGGCTTTAATTAAGTGA
- a CDS encoding aspartate ammonia-lyase: MAEQSNAAYRIEKDSMGSRQIPAAAYYGIQTLRATENFPISGIKPLPTYIDACVLIKKAAAIANGELDCIPKDICQAIVEAADEVLGGKFRDQFVVDIYQAGAGTSHHMNINEVLANRALEILGDRKGNYQRVSPNDHVNYGQSTNDVIPTAIRIGGLLALERTLFPALSDAIAALDNKAEEFQDIVKSGRTHMQDAVPVRLGENFRAWAQILTEHSIRIETASGDLTLLGLGGSAAGTGLNTHPQYRYKVAEILRRLIEQPLQPAPHMMAAMQSMAPFVYVSSALRNLAQDCVKISHDLRLMDSGPKTGLKEIQLPPVQPGSSIMPGKYNPVMAEMTSMVCFQVMGYDNAIALAAQAGQLELNVMMPLIAYNLIHSIEILGNALAALTKQCLEGITANSQRCRDYAEGSLALVTALNTHIGYLNAAAVAKESLETGKSLRQIVLEKGLMNEEELAKVLDLSKMSAMPTDNLGSNS; this comes from the coding sequence ATGGCTGAACAATCAAATGCAGCTTACCGTATAGAGAAGGATTCTATGGGCTCTAGGCAAATTCCCGCCGCTGCCTACTATGGAATCCAAACCCTGCGGGCAACAGAAAATTTCCCCATCAGTGGCATCAAGCCTTTACCCACATACATTGATGCCTGCGTGCTAATTAAGAAAGCAGCAGCGATCGCTAACGGAGAACTCGACTGCATACCCAAAGATATTTGTCAAGCGATAGTAGAGGCAGCTGATGAAGTGCTGGGCGGTAAGTTTCGGGATCAGTTTGTGGTGGACATTTACCAAGCAGGTGCCGGAACATCCCACCACATGAATATTAATGAAGTGCTGGCAAATCGGGCGCTGGAGATTTTAGGCGATCGCAAAGGCAATTATCAGCGCGTCAGCCCCAACGATCACGTTAATTATGGGCAATCTACTAATGATGTCATTCCCACAGCCATTCGCATCGGCGGTTTGTTGGCTTTGGAAAGAACCCTATTTCCAGCTTTATCGGATGCGATCGCCGCATTAGACAACAAAGCCGAAGAATTCCAAGATATCGTCAAATCCGGCAGAACCCATATGCAGGACGCCGTACCAGTGCGACTGGGCGAAAATTTCCGCGCTTGGGCCCAAATTCTCACAGAACACTCGATCAGGATAGAAACAGCCTCTGGAGATCTGACTTTACTTGGTTTAGGCGGTAGTGCAGCGGGAACCGGACTGAATACTCATCCCCAGTACCGCTACAAAGTTGCCGAAATTCTCCGACGGCTAATAGAACAACCCTTGCAACCCGCACCCCACATGATGGCGGCGATGCAGAGTATGGCACCGTTTGTCTATGTTTCCAGTGCTTTGCGGAACCTAGCTCAAGATTGCGTCAAAATTTCCCACGATTTGCGATTGATGGACTCTGGGCCAAAAACAGGTCTTAAGGAAATTCAATTGCCGCCAGTACAGCCCGGATCTTCGATTATGCCAGGAAAGTACAATCCGGTGATGGCTGAGATGACATCGATGGTGTGTTTTCAGGTGATGGGGTATGATAATGCGATCGCACTTGCCGCTCAAGCAGGACAATTAGAACTAAATGTAATGATGCCCCTAATTGCCTATAACCTAATTCATAGCATTGAAATTCTGGGCAATGCTTTAGCCGCTTTAACTAAGCAATGTCTGGAAGGAATTACCGCCAACAGTCAGCGTTGTAGAGATTATGCTGAAGGTAGTTTAGCACTCGTTACAGCCTTAAATACCCACATTGGTTATCTTAATGCAGCAGCCGTTGCCAAAGAATCCCTAGAAACTGGCAAATCTTTGCGGCAAATTGTATTAGAAAAAGGGTTGATGAACGAAGAAGAATTAGCAAAAGTGTTGGATTTGTCAAAAATGAGCGCCATGCCAACCGATAATTTAGGGAGTAACAGTTAA
- a CDS encoding type II toxin-antitoxin system RelE family toxin codes for MEVEYRQAFLKDLKQLKSSTSYQRIYELAFTTLEVINTLEEIPDIKAMRGYTGRYRIRIGNYRIGIEVNGDVIEVMRVLHRREFYRYFP; via the coding sequence TTGGAAGTTGAATACCGTCAGGCTTTTTTGAAAGACCTGAAGCAATTGAAGAGTTCGACATCATACCAACGCATCTACGAGCTTGCGTTTACAACTCTAGAAGTCATCAACACCTTGGAGGAGATTCCTGACATTAAAGCCATGCGAGGTTATACTGGTCGCTATCGCATCCGCATCGGCAATTACCGTATTGGAATAGAGGTTAACGGAGATGTCATAGAAGTGATGCGCGTTCTACATCGCCGGGAATTTTATCGTTATTTTCCGTAA
- a CDS encoding GAF domain-containing protein: MIQEQNSTNIFRVGGHLPLDAPTYVVRQADRDLYEGLKAGEFCYVLNSRQMGKTSLRVRSMYKLQAEGFACAAIDLNKIGSKDIAPEQWYAGLMRRLVTSFQLQFNLRSWLHEREYLPPVQCLSEFIEEVLLESVSQKIVIFIDEIDSILSLPFRTEDFFAFIRSCNEYERLTFALLGVATPSDLIQDKSCTPFNIGRAIELHGFKLEEAQPLAEALAEKVNNPQAMLKAVLDWTGGQPFLTQKLCQLILENAELIQNPEEWVENLVQRKIIENWEAQDEPAHLKTIRDRILRIGQRTKPLLKLYEEILIPPQPPLSKGGLSEPPLSKGGLGGISADDSLEQIELRLSGLVVKRGGKLTVYNRIYASVFNWVWLNKAVTALQPEFKQIVAEQEQKLLSILEAKEGKDFDDVLYEILGSITLKMGELLSVDRITIFFIDKEKNELWSIIAKTADGSPTKIQIIANNQTAGRVTIYKKGVNIPAHLSEDWCAVVAKEQDKRSSYHIYNELSLPLFNTQSDLFAFIQLVNKLKQPNNPTDPFLEKIDKDGFTEANKIKFSEYALELQRVLLGCHYCYKLTQRLQASEALTEATRLVSLSSLDSEEIITRVMEAAKKLMNADRSTLWLLADNKDELWTKITTDDGGVIPLRVRVGQGFAGKVAATGEPLNIPFDLYEHPESQTAKQTDQKTGYRTCSLLCMPVFSPDGELLGVTQLINKRKQGDFPEYDPNNWPEAPECFEDSFDANSQKYMQIFNSQVGVALQNAREFAEVKKRAESQPQNVVSQTLAMLTQVMDGQGFDDILDNTLRSITLKMGKSMSADRTTIFLLDEERNEFWSIVAESEGEQSLEIRVPANKGIVGEVAATNKIINIPFDFYDDPRSVTAKEHDKKNNYRTYTMLALPLLNEQGTLVGVVQLINKLKRFYDQISPLSSKIDTQGFTKTDQEQFAENAPLIQMILESFRSYHKTARGQRVAAALMAATRSVSQSSLELNEVLKRVMDAAKELMNADRSTLWLVDREANQLWTIISFKDGSERELRLQIGEGYAGKVAQMCVPLNIPFDLYEYPDSETAKRTDQKTGYRTCSLLCMPVWNPDGELIGVTQLVNKKKSGDFADSNPGDTTEVPDCFQTSFDQNDQRYMQVFNNQVGVILQNAELLAAVRRQEQTLRDNLSGASPKS, from the coding sequence ATGATCCAAGAGCAAAACTCAACCAACATCTTCAGAGTTGGCGGACATCTCCCCCTAGATGCGCCAACCTATGTGGTGCGTCAAGCCGATCGCGACCTCTACGAAGGCTTGAAGGCGGGGGAGTTTTGTTACGTCCTCAACTCCCGTCAGATGGGTAAAACGAGCTTGCGGGTGCGATCGATGTACAAGCTGCAAGCGGAAGGATTCGCCTGTGCGGCGATCGACCTCAACAAGATTGGCAGTAAGGATATCGCGCCGGAACAGTGGTATGCGGGGTTGATGAGACGGCTGGTAACGAGTTTTCAACTCCAGTTCAATCTGAGGTCTTGGTTGCACGAGCGCGAGTATCTCCCTCCCGTGCAGTGCTTGAGCGAATTTATCGAGGAGGTTTTACTGGAGTCTGTCAGTCAAAAAATTGTCATTTTTATCGACGAAATCGATAGCATCCTCAGTTTACCTTTCCGAACAGAAGATTTTTTTGCTTTTATTCGTTCCTGCAACGAATACGAACGTCTGACTTTTGCGCTGCTGGGAGTGGCAACTCCTTCGGATTTAATTCAAGACAAAAGCTGCACACCTTTTAATATTGGTCGCGCCATTGAATTGCACGGCTTTAAATTAGAGGAAGCGCAACCGCTTGCTGAGGCTTTGGCAGAAAAAGTGAACAATCCCCAAGCCATGCTCAAAGCAGTATTGGATTGGACGGGAGGACAACCGTTTCTCACTCAGAAACTTTGTCAACTTATCCTTGAAAATGCAGAATTAATCCAAAATCCCGAAGAGTGGGTAGAAAACTTAGTGCAGAGGAAGATAATTGAAAATTGGGAAGCACAAGACGAACCGGCACACCTGAAGACGATACGCGATCGCATCCTCAGAATTGGACAGCGCACAAAGCCACTGCTGAAACTTTATGAGGAAATTTTGATCCCCCCCCAACCCCCCCTTAGCAAGGGGGGGCTATCAGAACCCCCCCTTAGCAAGGGGGGGCTGGGGGGGATCTCAGCTGATGACAGTCTAGAACAAATAGAATTGCGACTTTCAGGCTTAGTTGTCAAGCGGGGCGGGAAGTTAACCGTTTATAACCGCATTTATGCTTCAGTGTTTAACTGGGTTTGGCTTAACAAAGCAGTCACCGCTTTGCAACCAGAGTTTAAACAGATTGTTGCCGAACAAGAACAAAAACTACTCTCCATCCTTGAGGCGAAGGAAGGCAAAGATTTTGATGATGTTCTTTATGAAATATTGGGTTCAATTACCCTGAAAATGGGCGAGTTGCTAAGTGTCGATCGCATTACTATCTTTTTCATAGATAAAGAAAAGAACGAACTTTGGTCGATTATTGCCAAGACGGCAGATGGTAGCCCTACCAAAATTCAGATTATTGCCAACAATCAAACCGCTGGTCGAGTCACTATCTATAAGAAAGGGGTGAATATACCCGCGCATTTATCTGAAGATTGGTGTGCGGTTGTAGCAAAAGAACAAGACAAAAGATCTTCTTATCACATCTATAATGAGTTAAGTTTACCCCTTTTTAACACCCAGTCAGATTTATTCGCCTTTATTCAATTAGTCAACAAACTAAAGCAACCGAACAATCCCACAGATCCATTTTTAGAAAAAATTGATAAAGATGGTTTCACAGAAGCTAATAAAATCAAATTTTCTGAATATGCTCTAGAACTGCAACGAGTTTTACTAGGATGCCATTATTGTTACAAATTAACCCAAAGATTACAAGCATCTGAAGCCCTTACCGAAGCAACCAGATTAGTATCTCTAAGCAGTCTTGATTCTGAAGAAATAATCACACGGGTGATGGAGGCGGCAAAAAAACTGATGAATGCCGATCGCAGTACGCTTTGGCTGTTGGCCGATAATAAAGATGAGCTTTGGACAAAAATTACTACCGACGACGGTGGTGTGATTCCACTGCGTGTGCGCGTAGGACAAGGTTTTGCTGGCAAAGTAGCAGCAACAGGTGAGCCTCTAAATATTCCTTTTGACCTGTACGAACACCCCGAATCTCAAACAGCAAAGCAAACCGATCAAAAAACTGGCTATCGCACTTGTAGTTTACTGTGTATGCCAGTTTTTAGTCCTGATGGCGAGCTGCTTGGTGTTACTCAATTAATCAACAAAAGAAAACAGGGCGATTTTCCCGAATACGACCCCAATAATTGGCCGGAAGCACCAGAATGTTTCGAGGATAGCTTTGACGCCAATAGTCAAAAATATATGCAAATATTTAACTCTCAAGTTGGGGTTGCACTCCAAAACGCCAGAGAATTTGCTGAAGTTAAAAAGCGGGCTGAAAGTCAGCCGCAAAATGTTGTCAGTCAAACCCTGGCGATGCTCACTCAGGTGATGGATGGTCAAGGTTTTGACGACATTCTCGATAATACTTTGCGTTCTATTACTCTGAAAATGGGTAAATCTATGAGCGCAGACCGCACAACTATTTTCCTCTTAGATGAAGAGAGAAATGAATTTTGGTCTATTGTTGCTGAATCTGAAGGAGAACAATCTTTAGAAATTCGCGTTCCAGCCAATAAAGGAATTGTTGGTGAAGTAGCTGCTACCAATAAAATTATTAATATTCCTTTTGATTTTTATGACGATCCGCGCTCGGTTACAGCCAAAGAACATGACAAAAAAAACAACTACCGCACTTACACAATGTTGGCTTTGCCACTGTTGAACGAGCAGGGAACTTTAGTCGGTGTTGTTCAGTTAATCAATAAATTAAAACGCTTTTATGACCAAATATCGCCCTTATCGTCAAAAATTGACACCCAAGGTTTTACCAAAACAGATCAAGAACAGTTTGCAGAAAATGCACCTTTGATTCAAATGATTCTGGAAAGTTTCCGGTCATATCATAAAACAGCCAGAGGACAACGGGTAGCGGCTGCATTGATGGCAGCAACACGGTCTGTTAGCCAAAGCAGTCTGGAACTTAATGAAGTTCTCAAGCGAGTTATGGATGCCGCCAAAGAACTTATGAATGCCGATCGCAGTACGCTTTGGTTGGTAGACCGCGAAGCAAATCAACTGTGGACAATAATTTCCTTTAAGGACGGTTCGGAAAGGGAACTGCGTTTGCAAATAGGGGAAGGTTATGCTGGCAAAGTAGCCCAGATGTGTGTGCCTTTAAATATTCCTTTCGATCTATATGAATACCCAGATTCTGAAACTGCTAAAAGAACAGATCAAAAGACTGGTTATCGCACTTGTAGTTTACTTTGTATGCCAGTTTGGAATCCCGATGGCGAGTTGATTGGTGTGACTCAATTAGTGAATAAAAAGAAGTCGGGCGATTTTGCAGATTCCAATCCTGGTGATACTACCGAAGTACCAGATTGTTTTCAAACCAGTTTCGACCAAAACGATCAAAGATATATGCAGGTATTTAACAATCAAGTTGGCGTTATTCTTCAGAATGCCGAACTTTTGGCGGCGGTTAGGCGACAGGAACAAACGCTGCGAGATAATCTCAGTGGGGCATCACCGAAAAGTTAA
- a CDS encoding DUF4058 family protein has product MPSPFPGVDPYLENPELWPEVHHRLITAIADAIAPPVRPKYRVAIEKRIYLSEVENDDLVGIPDVTVFSKPSSANQSASTVTLLSRYEPIAVTVPISEETREGYLEIREVGTGRVITVIEILSPKNKRAGVGRKAYESKRQQVLASPTHLVEIDLLRGGRPMPIRGGTQSDYRILVSRGDRRPRSQLYAFTIRDEILPFPLPLQSGDAQVQVELQTLLNGVYDRAGFDLAVDYTQSVIPSLKGEDAVWADELLREKGLR; this is encoded by the coding sequence ATGCCTTCTCCATTCCCAGGTGTAGACCCATACTTAGAAAATCCTGAATTGTGGCCTGAAGTACATCATCGGTTAATTACCGCGATCGCCGATGCCATAGCACCCCCAGTTCGTCCTAAATATCGAGTGGCAATTGAAAAGCGAATTTATTTAAGTGAGGTAGAAAATGACGACTTAGTGGGAATTCCCGATGTAACGGTATTTTCTAAACCTTCAAGTGCTAACCAATCCGCTTCAACAGTAACTCTTCTTTCGCGTTACGAACCGATAGCAGTAACAGTGCCAATATCTGAAGAAACTAGGGAAGGGTATTTGGAAATTAGAGAAGTAGGAACGGGTCGAGTAATCACAGTTATAGAAATCCTTTCTCCTAAAAATAAACGTGCAGGAGTTGGACGAAAAGCGTATGAAAGCAAGCGACAGCAGGTACTAGCAAGCCCTACCCATTTGGTAGAAATTGACTTGCTTAGGGGCGGGAGACCTATGCCGATTCGGGGTGGAACTCAGTCAGATTATCGCATTTTAGTCAGCCGAGGCGATAGACGACCCAGATCTCAACTTTATGCCTTTACGATCAGAGATGAGATTCTGCCATTTCCCTTGCCTTTGCAGTCAGGGGATGCACAAGTGCAGGTGGAGTTGCAAACTTTATTAAACGGCGTCTATGACCGGGCGGGATTTGATTTAGCAGTGGATTATACTCAGTCAGTTATACCATCTTTGAAGGGAGAGGATGCCGTTTGGGCTGATGAGTTGTTGCGAGAAAAAGGATTGCGGTGA
- a CDS encoding AAA-like domain-containing protein: MDLNKTLEFVDNLIYTKTGKHLSDLERAVFIGSWQGQTYEEIYPINPEYVEKYVGYKLWQKLSNVLGEKVSKKKFRGALERAVERELFNPLGKALDPPNPPEEVSERVFISYRSQELDFSLAVKFYEAISAAGHKAFMANVAAIPPNSQNSNSDWLSQIDFELEQCNYFLLLLSPEAAVSEMVIEELRRIKELHDTREDAKPIVLQLRIDCPPNLQLNHDLRSYLRGTRKRDWFSPDDTPIIIQEILNLLANNGEWGVEISDESEIEIVEKFHETSLQSKIQNPKSKIPSPSPVAEPELPSGQVRLDSAFYVERVPHETQCYRAILQPGALIRIKAPRQMGKTSLMARILYKAKEQGYRTVPLSFQHADTAVFTNLNELLRWFCAKISRKLRLPRQVDDYWTDTYGSKDNCTVYFEDCILPEIDSPLVLGLDEVDRVFQYPHIADDFFGLLRAWYEEAGYSDTDSVLWEKLRLVVVHSTEVYIPLNVNQSPFNVGLPIELSEFSQQQVSDLAIRHGLNWQATQVDKLMSIVGGHPYLVRLALYHISQQQLTLEELAEIAPTEAGIYGDHLRRHLWNLQEYPDLAAAFAKVVTASQPVELESVLAFKLHSLGLVQLRGNEVKPRFELYRQYFGDRLSIKN, from the coding sequence ATGGATCTTAACAAAACTTTAGAATTTGTAGATAACTTAATTTATACCAAGACTGGTAAGCACCTCAGCGATCTGGAAAGGGCAGTTTTTATAGGGTCTTGGCAAGGACAGACTTACGAGGAGATTTATCCTATTAATCCTGAGTATGTAGAAAAATACGTTGGCTATAAGTTATGGCAGAAACTTTCCAATGTCTTGGGGGAAAAAGTTAGCAAAAAAAAGTTTCGGGGAGCCTTAGAAAGAGCCGTAGAGCGAGAGTTGTTCAATCCCCTTGGCAAAGCTCTAGATCCCCCCAACCCCCCGGAAGAGGTAAGCGAGAGAGTTTTTATCAGCTATCGCAGCCAGGAGTTAGATTTTAGTCTGGCGGTAAAGTTTTATGAAGCTATTTCTGCTGCTGGACACAAAGCATTTATGGCTAATGTGGCAGCAATTCCTCCTAACAGTCAAAATTCCAATTCAGACTGGCTTTCTCAAATCGATTTTGAATTGGAACAGTGCAATTACTTTTTGCTGCTGCTATCTCCAGAAGCTGCGGTTAGTGAAATGGTGATTGAGGAGTTGCGACGGATTAAGGAGTTGCATGATACCCGCGAAGATGCTAAGCCGATTGTCTTACAGCTTCGGATCGATTGTCCGCCAAACTTGCAGCTGAACCACGATTTACGCAGCTACCTGCGTGGAACTCGAAAGCGCGATTGGTTTTCACCAGACGACACTCCAATTATTATACAAGAAATTCTCAATTTGCTGGCAAATAATGGAGAATGGGGTGTCGAAATTTCGGATGAATCGGAAATAGAAATTGTAGAGAAGTTTCATGAAACTTCTCTACAATCCAAAATCCAAAATCCAAAATCTAAAATTCCCTCGCCTTCGCCAGTAGCAGAACCAGAGTTACCAAGCGGTCAAGTTCGCTTGGATTCGGCGTTTTATGTTGAGCGAGTTCCCCATGAAACTCAATGTTATAGAGCGATTTTGCAGCCTGGAGCTTTGATTAGAATTAAAGCGCCGAGGCAGATGGGTAAGACTTCGTTGATGGCGAGAATTCTTTATAAGGCAAAGGAACAGGGATATCGCACGGTTCCGTTAAGTTTTCAACACGCAGATACGGCAGTTTTTACTAATTTGAATGAACTGTTGCGGTGGTTTTGTGCGAAGATTTCTCGCAAGCTGCGGTTGCCACGTCAAGTAGACGATTATTGGACTGATACTTATGGCAGTAAAGATAATTGCACTGTTTATTTTGAAGATTGTATTTTGCCAGAAATAGATAGTCCTCTGGTGTTGGGTTTGGATGAAGTCGATCGCGTTTTCCAATATCCCCATATTGCTGACGATTTTTTTGGTTTATTGCGAGCTTGGTATGAGGAAGCTGGCTATAGCGATACCGACAGTGTTCTTTGGGAAAAGCTGCGTCTGGTGGTGGTACATTCAACGGAAGTTTATATTCCGCTAAATGTGAATCAATCGCCATTTAATGTGGGTTTGCCGATTGAACTATCGGAGTTTAGCCAACAGCAAGTCAGCGATTTAGCTATTCGGCATGGTTTGAATTGGCAAGCAACTCAGGTTGATAAATTGATGAGCATTGTGGGGGGACATCCTTATCTGGTGCGGTTGGCTCTTTATCATATTTCTCAGCAACAATTGACGCTGGAGGAATTGGCGGAAATCGCGCCTACTGAGGCGGGTATTTATGGCGATCATCTGCGGCGACATTTGTGGAATCTGCAAGAATACCCAGATTTGGCGGCTGCATTTGCTAAGGTAGTTACAGCAAGTCAGCCTGTGGAGTTGGAGTCGGTGCTGGCGTTTAAGTTGCACAGTTTGGGGTTGGTGCAGTTGCGTGGAAATGAGGTGAAGCCTCGGTTTGAGTTGTATCGGCAGTATTTTGGCGATCGGCTTTCTATTAAAAATTAA
- a CDS encoding Npun_R2479 family HD domain-containing metalloprotein, protein MFSLTEIIINSCVERLQAGYRNTYGHLKPDYADFIGWVASMALENIANSNALYHNVEHTILVTLVGQEILRGKHIRYGSVSCKDWLHVIISLLFHDIGYVKGVCLQDKPNERLYDKGIDGEIIFLPPFSTDASLTPYHVDRGKVFFEEHFSDHYLIDIEVVKQNIEMTRFPVPNDEEHQDIVNYPGLVRAADLIGQLSDTRYLEKMPALFYEFEETGVNKNLGYSHPEDLRAGYPNFFWNVVYPLIKKGLDYLEVTKEGKEIIANLYKNVLVVEQEIEDNDFKALYEKPKAYIFNANFDNSITLGHEHSWYNSDRVDNNQLQNEKKIELNSEMLNFLQRQRKICYLSND, encoded by the coding sequence ATGTTCAGTCTCACAGAGATCATCATTAATAGCTGCGTCGAACGCCTGCAAGCAGGTTACCGCAATACTTACGGCCATCTCAAACCAGACTATGCCGACTTCATCGGCTGGGTTGCTAGCATGGCTTTGGAAAATATTGCCAATAGCAACGCGCTTTATCACAATGTTGAACACACCATCCTTGTGACCTTAGTGGGACAGGAAATATTGCGGGGTAAACATATTCGCTATGGTAGCGTCTCTTGTAAAGATTGGTTGCACGTCATCATTTCGTTGTTGTTTCATGACATTGGTTACGTCAAGGGAGTTTGTCTCCAAGATAAACCAAATGAAAGATTGTATGATAAGGGAATAGACGGCGAGATAATTTTTTTGCCGCCTTTTTCTACTGATGCCAGCCTCACTCCATACCACGTAGACAGAGGCAAAGTTTTTTTTGAGGAGCATTTTTCCGATCACTATTTGATTGATATTGAAGTAGTTAAGCAGAACATTGAAATGACCCGGTTCCCGGTGCCAAATGATGAAGAACATCAAGACATTGTTAACTATCCTGGTTTAGTTCGTGCTGCTGATTTAATTGGTCAGCTAAGCGATACTCGCTACTTGGAAAAAATGCCTGCTCTGTTCTACGAGTTTGAAGAAACTGGTGTAAATAAAAACCTGGGATACAGTCATCCAGAAGATTTGCGTGCTGGCTATCCGAATTTTTTCTGGAATGTTGTCTATCCTCTTATTAAAAAAGGACTGGACTACTTGGAAGTAACTAAGGAAGGGAAAGAAATCATTGCCAATCTATATAAAAATGTATTGGTAGTAGAGCAAGAAATTGAGGATAATGATTTTAAGGCGCTATACGAAAAGCCCAAAGCTTACATTTTTAATGCAAACTTTGATAATTCGATAACTCTCGGCCACGAACATAGTTGGTATAATAGCGATCGCGTTGATAATAACCAACTACAGAATGAAAAAAAAATCGAGTTGAACAGCGAGATGCTAAATTTTTTGCAACGCCAGAGGAAAATATGTTATCTCTCGAATGATTAA